One Dysidea avara chromosome 8, odDysAvar1.4, whole genome shotgun sequence genomic window, TAGCAAATTGAGTTCAAAGTACCCTTAAAGTGTTTATAGAAGGAAGTCAAATGGTGGTCGACAATTGATAACttatgctagctagctattcagtTTAATTGGCAGTAAGGTGATTTGGttacttaacccttaaacccgtaAAGAACTTTTAAGCAATATGTTTTTATACAATTtgggcatgcatggcaacaTTAGGTGAGGTAGCTTGATTCGTATAGACACATTATTTGAAAGTCTGTTCGCTGGgttacttggagaaggttaaatgaagactgtaactacagtggcttacttgtcaTGAAGTGATGAGCAACAAGAAGTCATGTCTCCATGTTTCAAAACtcttgccacatgtttaattttgattgtgggtcacatatggcccacaatcaaaattagaCATGTGGCTATAgtggctctattggcttttgattgtgggtcaTATATGGCCCATAATTATCAAAATTAAACATGGTTCTATTCAATTTTTCCATCAGGCCAACATGAGTCACATATGGCCTGATGGAAAAGTTTAACGGCGAATTGAACAgaacttgttgcaaggtgataggagcaaccaccatcgagttatagaccattttgtaaaggtatgtaaaatgtTTGCATGTTTCTTTCCCGAAAAGTCATTtacatggctagttttggcctcattATTTAACGTTAgagtaaaaccctaggtattattttaatccttgttacatcacaagtagaatgacataaatatcATAGTCATAGGACAGACATTATAatagttacagcactttgtgcaaggcacACAAGTTCAAATCCAgtattctggattatgcaggttaaCTACATTATTGGCAATCTGTCATTTTGGTGTGTATGTTGCCTGTTATAAGTTTTGGAGTCACAACCATGTTAGTGGGACACACGTGATTTTTCTAATTCACCACGTTGAATTGCTTCCCAATCAAATTGGCCACATGTACAATATGCACTGTAGGAAATGTCAAATCTGCATAACTCCTGGTGAAGCTGATCAATCCATTGCCAGTGGCAGAGAATATAATATTAAAGCATGGgcattttaataacagcaatacAAGTTCAATATtaatgtgtgactggatttgcaaaaagggtaTGTCCAATTTATACACTAACTTTGATGATTTCTATTTACAGATAGGAAAATGTTATTGGCTTGAAATGTGGCCGGAAGTGACAAACAACATAGCTCAATGGATGGTGAAAAATTCATGCTTGCAAGAGGTTTAAAGTTGTGCCCttttaagtgtgtgtgtgtgtgcgtgcgtgcgtgcgtgggtgggtgtgtgtgtgtgtgtggaatgcctctttttgcaaatctggttacacgttttatcaagagttcataacttAGTTTTATGTGATCTATGGAAATGAAAAATTGATGCAGCAGACACAATGGTGATATAGAGGGATTGCACCCGTGATGCATTATGACGTATTTTCGTAAAATACTTAACAACCGTTGCTTGTCAGACATTTGTGAGGTACGCGAGTGAAGGCTACAGCCATTCTCAATGGTTCAGTATAGAATGGAACAAATTCGCTAGGTTAGTCACTTGTATAAACTAGCATAACCGTCATATAAAAACCGCTTTTGATTAAACGTCTGTCTCAATTATATGCTAGGGGTTTCCAGCACTTTTGGAAAATAAACgcctggtctcaaatagaggCCCGGGCTATTACTTGAGTCTACTGTTAGTGACTTTAATTGTTTCCCTTCTTGCTGCTGCTTTTTCATACTTGAGTAGAGCCTTCTGAGGGTTGAagtaatcacgtgagtagtCCGGACGAGTCCTAGTGCATGCAGATACAACTATTTTCCAATCATTAAGTTTTGCCTTACACTTGTTTATATAGTCAACACATTATCACTATTCATTTACAGGCCGGGTCAGAAATGCTGGGAAGGAAATAAAAGCCCGGGCTTTTGTACTAGGAAATACGGTACTCTTATAGTTCCCTATGCTGTAGTCCATCTCTAATCCTTATCGAAGTATCTGACAAATCTCAGTTTTACCTATGAAATGATCATGTTTACGAGTATTTAAAAATCCTTTCAAATATATTTTACACACAATCATATAGACTCTTTAATAATAAATCTGTAACTTGGTCTTGGGATGATTAATAACAGTGATATTGAGGTTTAACTCCTACAGACTTTCAAGACTCCACCACTACATTAATTTTGGTTTATCACATGTATACTTCACTCATGAACACATTCTAATTAGGAATACACAAATTCTGCAACTAAAGCTGTAGAAcaaaaatgctggcataatggaacAGATTTTTGGTTAAGCTTTTGTAAAGGATACTATAGTAGAACAGTAATtgggaaatactctaatagaacagtcactactcatGAAAGTGTACAAATTAATGTATATTAATTCTGAGCAAAGTTTGAGCAAAAGAAGGAGTATAATAGGTTAAAAATTAAAGAGTTACAAAAGCAGGTGGAAAAAAACAATCCCTAATTCTGATATAGTGACATCACATTTGATCACAAGACAGTTGTCAGTTTATTCCACattacaagtaaatcaccttTTAGTCAGTTTGTTTTTTTGCACCAGTTTAAATTAGTGTTGTACTTTTATAGACATGAAACTAAACACTGTTTGCCAGCATGTAGTAATACTACTCAGTTTGGTGTTGATGGTTAATTCCATGACAGTCTCTCATGGAAAAATCTACACTGAAGGAAATTGTTCTGGACCAGTGGACTATTTCTTATGTAATTGTCTGACCTCAAACGCTACTATTGATATCCACCTTTCACCAGGACACTATGAGTTTAAAACACAACCAAATTGTTCACTAGAAAACAAGACTAGTATCACCATCACTGGTAATACATCTGATGATACAACAATTATTTGTAGTAAATATAATGAATCATTTAATATTGTGTTTTTGAGGTCACGAAATATCATCATTAGTAACATCAAGATGGAGAAGTGTGGAGATGTTGTGAATGATTTTATTAATCAAACAGTCCATTCAGCAGTACCTGCTACTTATTTTGGTAATGGTTTTAGATTTGTTGTAATGTTCTATGAAGTCAAATATGTTACcattacaaattttacaatGTCGCAATCTCTTGGGTATGGAATTCTTGCCTTTAATGCATTGGGAGGAGTGATGCTATCTAATGTGCAAATAAAAGACACTAATTTTAGTAATGATCCAATGTGTAAGAACTATTCTTACTTCGATGATGCAGCTGATTTTTCTTGTTCAGGTAGTGggatattattattttattatgatcacaataatattaaatcaatcaatcaatcagtcaatcaTCATCACATAGACACTGATGGTGTTGATGAAGCCAATACCAACTTGACTATTGACCAGTCAGTATTTAAAGGAAACATAAACTATCTTCCAGTTAGAGGGCTTCACATCCTTAATGATGCTATTGCAAAAACTGGCTACTACCGTGTTCCCATTCCAATACAAGGAGCAGGAAGCATTGCAATTTACTATCTACAAAACCTTTATGATGTGAATACTgaaatttcaaacacaaaatttctTAACAATCATGGATCCATCAGTGGTAGTGCAATCATAATGTCCATCTCAAGTATAAGAAGTATAACTAAGTTTAAAGATTGTTCACTAAGCAATGAAGATACAGAACCTAACGTCAATGACTTACACGCAAGAGGTGGAATCTCATACATCTATCTACTACTGAGAAATGCTCCTGGAATATACTATTCACCCAATACAACCATTGCCAGTTTCAATCCACTGTATGTTTTCCATTGCAACTTTAGTATGCTTAGAGGAACATTAGGAGCAGCTCTCCATATAGAAAAAGTAGCTTCAACACAGGCGTCATTGGTTGTGAGAATTGAAGAATGCAACTTTACTGATAATGCAGCTAATGCTGGCTCTGCTGTATATGCAGTTGACAGAAGATTTGGTGCTTCAGCATCATGTGATAGTCTTACTGTTCACTTCGTTAATGTGAATGCTGAAAAGAACACCATTTCATCAAGTTCTACCATAGATTATGATACTAGTGATTTTATCACAGGAGTATTTCACACTAAAAACTCCCACTTTATTGTCAACTGTTTTAAACATTGTAAATTTACATGCAACCAGCCATCAGTGTTTTATGGTCATGATGGCTATATTACAGTGTCAGGTGAAGCTGCATTCACACACAATAAAGCATATTCTGGAGGTGTATTTCATCTTAGAGATACGTTGTTGTATGTTTATAATGGGAGTGAGCTGCTATTTGCTCACAACCATGCTACATTTCGTGGTGGTGCTATTATTGTTCGTTTCTCTGCAACTAATGTACAGTCAGAGGACATATGTCCTATTCAATTTATTGGACCAAGTGACACTGATCCAATATTTTCCCTTGATGATCTTGACCGTCTCAATGTAAACATTACGTTTGAGAAAAACACTGTTGGTAATTCAAGCTCTTTACAATCAATTTATGCTAATGTGTTTTATGTTTGCTCCTGGCATCCAGACACTCTCACCCAGTATGACTTTGATTTAAATGTTCCTCCTATTAATGGAACAAGAGATACTGTTTATCGTAGAGTTTTTAATTTTACCGGAAGTATTGACAATCATCTAAACATAGTTGCTAGTTTACCATGTCCTTGTAATAGTAGTGGTTATGATGCTGTGTATTGCATGACTGCAGGTTATAATAAAACATTAAAACTATCAACACCCATTATTATTGGAAGACCATTTCAACTTAGCCTTGTTGGTCTAGATGAAGTTGGCTCAGTTGGAGCAACCACAACACTCTATAGTGATGTCTATACTACTAATGTAACTGATGGAACCTTAACATTAGCAAATGGTCAAAATAGACGAACATTCCTCACCACCAACAAAACCTGTAGTACAACTGATTTTACTGTGTATGGAATGCAATCAACACAACCTACAAAAGGAATATTAAGTCTATCATTTTCAAGAGGAATGCGTTATGAGTTTCATGTTAACTTTAGTAACTGTCCAGTTGGGTTTAGTTACAAAAAAGACAACTTCAAGAACAATAGCCTGTACAGTTGTGTATGTAGTAAATTCTTAAAATTCAATGTtcatgatgactttcactgtgaTTCATCAACTGGAATAATTACACGTAACAATCTCCGATCATGGCTCTCTGTGAATGGTGACAAAATTGAGTACACGGAATTGTGCTTGCCTACATATTGCAACAGGAATGGTAGTAGTTTTATGTTGTCAGATACTGACCATCACTGTAAAAATAATCATGCTGGACGAGCCTGTGGTGCTTGTATTGAAGGTTATGGTAGAGTGTTTGGCTCCACTTCTTGTAAACATTGTAGTAATGCTTGGCTGGccactatcatactgtatggtcTACTAGGAGTAATTCTAGTATTTATTCTGTTTGTGTTAAGACTGACGATTACAGTGGGAGCTATTAATGGAGTGATATTCTTTTGTAATGTGATGAGTATTAATGAAAATCTGTTTTTCAATGAAAATCAATTTTCGTTTTTGCGGGTGTTCATCTCTCTTATCAATCTGGACTTAGGATTTGAAATGTGCTTTTACAATGAAATGACTCAGATTGCTAAGACAGTGTTGCAGTTTGTGTTTCCCATTTATCTCTGGTTGCTTATAACGATCATTATTTTTACAGAAAAATTTCATTTTCGGAGGAAAATATCATCTTATTCTGCAGTTCCAGTTCTTGCTACTCTCATCTTATTATCCTACTCCAAACTACTACGTACCACCATCAGTGTGTTTTCTTTTGTGACAATCCATTACACATCAAATGTGAGTAACTACAGTGTTAGTCAGAGTGTTGTTACATGGCTGCCTGATTCCAGTGTTAAATACCTACAAGGATGGCATTGTGTACTTTTTGTTGTTTCACTAGCTGTTTTGCTGCTATTTGTGCTACCATTTACATTTTCTTCAACTTTCCCCAAAATAATTTTACGATCTAAACGTCTGAGCTACTTTTTTCCTCTCCTTGACTGTTTTTATGCACCATACAAGGACAAATATCGTTTTTGGCTTGGAACGAGGTTGATTGTACTGGTCTACTTATCTGCAATGGACAGTGTGCTATTTTCTTATCAGGAGGCATCACTGCTATCAGGTGTTGTAG contains:
- the LOC136263170 gene encoding uncharacterized protein, whose protein sequence is MKLNTVCQHVVILLSLVLMVNSMTVSHGKIYTEGNCSGPVDYFLCNCLTSNATIDIHLSPGHYEFKTQPNCSLENKTSITITGNTSDDTTIICSKYNESFNIVFLRSRNIIISNIKMEKCGDVVNDFINQTVHSAVPATYFGNGFRFVVMFYEVKYVTITNFTMSQSLGYGILAFNALGGVMLSNVQIKDTNFSNDPMCKNYSYFDDAADFSCSGSGILLFYYDHNNIKSINQSVNHHHIDTDGVDEANTNLTIDQSVFKGNINYLPVRGLHILNDAIAKTGYYRVPIPIQGAGSIAIYYLQNLYDVNTEISNTKFLNNHGSISGSAIIMSISSIRSITKFKDCSLSNEDTEPNVNDLHARGGISYIYLLLRNAPGIYYSPNTTIASFNPLYVFHCNFSMLRGTLGAALHIEKVASTQASLVVRIEECNFTDNAANAGSAVYAVDRRFGASASCDSLTVHFVNVNAEKNTISSSSTIDYDTSDFITGVFHTKNSHFIVNCFKHCKFTCNQPSVFYGHDGYITVSGEAAFTHNKAYSGGVFHLRDTLLYVYNGSELLFAHNHATFRGGAIIVRFSATNVQSEDICPIQFIGPSDTDPIFSLDDLDRLNVNITFEKNTVGNSSSLQSIYANVFYVCSWHPDTLTQYDFDLNVPPINGTRDTVYRRVFNFTGSIDNHLNIVASLPCPCNSSGYDAVYCMTAGYNKTLKLSTPIIIGRPFQLSLVGLDEVGSVGATTTLYSDVYTTNVTDGTLTLANGQNRRTFLTTNKTCSTTDFTVYGMQSTQPTKGILSLSFSRGMRYEFHVNFSNCPVGFSYKKDNFKNNSLYSCVCSKFLKFNVHDDFHCDSSTGIITRNNLRSWLSVNGDKIEYTELCLPTYCNRNGSSFMLSDTDHHCKNNHAGRACGACIEGYGRVFGSTSCKHCSNAWLATIILYGLLGVILVFILFVLRLTITVGAINGVIFFCNVMSINENLFFNENQFSFLRVFISLINLDLGFEMCFYNEMTQIAKTVLQFVFPIYLWLLITIIIFTEKFHFRRKISSYSAVPVLATLILLSYSKLLRTTISVFSFVTIHYTSNVSNYSVSQSVVTWLPDSSVKYLQGWHCVLFVVSLAVLLLFVLPFTFSSTFPKIILRSKRLSYFFPLLDCFYAPYKDKYRFWLGTRLIVLVYLSAMDSVLFSYQEASLLSGVVVVLAFAIVQAYIHPFKNTLINVLDLMFTGIFSLLSVITLYLYPTTSGYDEVNIGVNILGFVAFFLFCLVIVFHIHNVVKHTKWYNRVVSALEMKFNVKEKWNHFSQGTAYQKFDSPPLKRDKGTPYFIQYQESFFAHL